One Cryptomeria japonica chromosome 9, Sugi_1.0, whole genome shotgun sequence genomic window carries:
- the LOC131039465 gene encoding protein EDS1L-like — MDESNFVRVQLFAQPEYIKTSLIRGWKVSCTAYNSDTGYVWQDIGNSTICLAFSGSLDSSAFRQTDNKFGVGNINERNDCFESMERALVYKEALTKFSDIWNDNLKAQVEKALKTGKSVLFTGHSIGGGIATLATLTSLRKLGKDAPVFAITYGFPLIGDEVLSREVRKQGWDNHFFNVVLRSDVFARTLLAPCESVCSPLEALLPYWQRSAKQMNEDDKDILMEPVEWGFAEYLSTVVQHAREVVEFITLTNMEAAKKLIASLKLAVELSPYRPFGYYLFCSAKGALLVENSETEVALPILYYSLASGQDQASISDHTHYVTVFNANTNIINLERRQILPLSQGAPYSAMEILLDFLEFGNGRIFHANTSIVNLEVLPIHPLQQGAPSSATEFQLAS; from the exons ATGGACGAGTCCAACTTTGTCCGTGTTCAGCT GTTTGCACAACCAGAATATATTAAAACAAGTTTGATTAGGGGGTGGAAGGTAAGTTGCACAGCTTACAACAGTGATACTGGATATGTTTGGCAAGACATTGGAAATAGCACAATTTGCCTAGCCTTTTCTGGTTCTCTAGATTCCAGTGCCTTTCGTCAAACAGACAACAAATTTGGCGTGGGCAACATCAATGAGCGTAATGATTGTTTTGAGTCCATGGAGCGAGCGCTCGTCTACAAAGAGGCTCTCACCAAATTTTCAGATATTTGGAACGACAATCTCAAAGCACAG GTTGAAAAGGCACTTAAAACAGGAAAATCTGTTTTGTTTACGGGCCATTCTATTGGAGGAGGCATTGCTACTTTGGCCACACTCACGAGTTTGCGGAAACTGGGTAAGGACGCCCCTGTTTTCGCCATCACATATGGTTTTCCTCTGATTGGAGATGAAGTTCTTTCCAGAGAAGTTCGTAAGCAGGGGTGGGATAATCATTTCTTCAATGTTGTTTTAAGAAGTGATGTTTTTGCGAGAACTCTGTTGGCTCCTTGTGAGTCCGTGTGTAGCCCTTTGGAAGCCCTGCTACCATACTGGCAGAGGTCTGCCAAGCAGATGAATGAAGATGATAAAGACATTCTTATGGAGCCTGTAGAATGGGGCTTTGCCGAGTATTTAAGCACTGTCGTGCAGCATGCTCGGGAAGTGGTTGAATTCATCACTTTAACCAATATGGAGGCTGCAAAGAAACTGATAGCAAGTCTGAAGCTTGCGGTCGAGTTAAGCCCTTACAGACCGTTTGGATATTATTTGTTCTGTTCAGCCAAGGGAGCTCTTCTTGTTGAAAACAGTGAGACTGAGGTTGCGTTGCCCATCCTATATTACTCCTTGGCCAGTGGTCAAGACCAGGCTTCTATTTCAGATCACACTCACTATGTTACAGTCTTTAATGCcaacacaaacatcatcaattTGGAAAGGCGTCAGATTCTTCCATTATCACAAGGTGCACCGTATTCTGCCATGGAAATCCTACTGGATTTTCTTGAATTTGGGAATGGTAGAATCTTCCATGCCAACACGAGTATCGTCAATTTGGAAGTGCTTCCAATTCATCCCTTACAACAAGGCGCACCTTCATCTGCCACGGAATTTCAGTTAGCATCTTGA
- the LOC131039476 gene encoding lipase-like PAD4, translating to MASVFARFGGPETIRRASYAAYNNANGYVSQDFGNNTVCVAFSGSLDPSAIGRVDNKFGVCKINENNDCFESMVDGTTRKEPRERATVYSEALTKFLGLWNDIKAQVGEALRTGKTVVFTGHSIGGGIATLATLASLEKCGKGASVFAITFGFPLIGDEILARAVRRQGWANHFYNVVSKNDVFARTLLAPCISVSGFVEALLPYWQRSVEQMNNNDADILMEPADLDFNKYLVTVLHHACAVVNLITVNNMEPGNKLISSLKPAVKLSPYRPFGYYLFCSKEGGLFVENNEAVLPILFYSLASAQGEASISDHTGYDKVFNAHTNVVNLEGLQNLPLSQGAPQSSAMEIQLNALGIGIQNTRARLALRAAGEAEHKLIDNRNKLKDELAKLLEGHMTKVKEYRTRCLNKHVGYYDAFREQKEKEDFHANLNRLNLAAFYDKLEDMVETHQVPDDFQFIEELIKDGTEYRLYVEPLDIANYYRLGKHEDSGHYIRNARPRRYKALEKWLADIKPEEKKVGVLDSIPGITKDSLFWAHVEEVSWIMSNPRENLEVKRTRCNDLQNIVRQLLEKKELCKEEVVMGESSFVKWWKKLSPQDQQISPIASIFQG from the exons ATGGCTTCTGTGTTTGCAAG GTTTGGAGGACCAGAAACTATCAGGAGGGCAAGTTATGCTGCTTACAACAATGCTAATGGATATGTTTCGCAAGATTTTGGAAATAACACAGTTTGCGTAGCCTTTTCGGGTTCTCTAGATCCCAGTGCCATTGGGCGAGTAGACAATAAATTTGGAGTTTGCAAGATCAATGAGAATAATGATTGTTTTGAGTCCATGGTGGATGGGACTACAAGAAAAGAGCCCCGGGAGCGAGCCACTGTCTACAGCGAGGCTCTCACCAAATTTTTAGGTCTTTGGAACGACATCAAAGCCCAG GTTGGAGAGGCACTTCGAACAGGAAAAACTGTTGTGTTTACAGGCCATTCCATTGGAGGCGGGATTGCTACTTTGGCCACACTTGCTAGTTTGGAGAAATGTGGTAAGGGCGCCTCTGTTTTCGCCATCACATTTGGTTTTCCCCTGATTGGAGATGAAATTCTCGCCAGAGCAGTTCGTAGGCAGGGGTGGGCCAATCATTTCtataatgttgtttcaaagaatgatgTTTTTGCCAGAACTCTGCTGGCTCCTTGCATATCCGTGTCAGGTTTTGTGGAAGCCCTGCTGCCTTACTGGCAGAGGTCTGTTGAGCAGATGAATAATAATGATGCAGACATTCTCATGGAGCCTGCAGACTTGGACTTTAACAAGTATTTAGTTACTGTCCTGCATCATGCTTGTGCAGTGGTTAACTTGATCACTGTTAACAATATGGAGCCTGGAAACAAACTGATATCAAGTCTGAAGCCTGCAGTGAAGTTAAGCCCTTACAGGCCATTTGGGTACTATTTGTTCTGCTCAAAGGAGGGAGGTCTTTTTGTTGAAAACAATGAGGCTGTGCTGCCCATCCTATTTTACTCCTTGGCTAGTGCTCAAGGTGAGGCTTCAATCTCAGACCACACTGGGTATGATAAAGTCTTCAATGCCCACACAAACGTCGTCAATTTGGAAGGGCTTCAAAATCTTCCGTTATCACAAGGTGCACCACAATCTTCTGCCATGGAAATCCAGCTGAATGCTCTTGGAATCGGCATTCAG AACACAAGAGCTAGACTTGCACTGAGAGCTGCAGGAGAGGCGGAACATAAGCTGATAGACAACCGCAACAAACTAAAGGATGAACTGGCAAAGTTGTTAGAAGGACATATGACAAAAGTGAAAGAGTATAGAACCAGATGTTTGAACAAGCACGTTGGATACTATGACGCTTTCAGGGAACAAAAGGAGAAAGAAGATTTTCATGCCAACCTTAACAGGCTTAACCTTGCTGCCTTTTATGACAAGTTAGAAGATATGGTGGAGACCCACCAGGTGCCCGATGACTTCCAATTCATTGAAGAATTGATAAAAGATGGAACAGAATATAGGCTTTATGTGGAGCCTCTGGACATCGCAAATTACTACAGGTTGGGCAAGCATGAGGATTCGGGGCATTATATTAGAAATGCAAGGCCTCGTCGTTATAAAGCTCTTGAAAAGTGGTTGGCAGACATAAAACCCGAAGAAAAGAAGGTAGGCGTGCTTGATAGTATCCCAGGTATAACAAAGGACTCCTTATTCTGGGctcatgttgaagaagtttcatgGATAATGAGTAATCCAAGGGAAAATCTGGAGGTTAAGAGGACCAGGTGCAACGATTTACAGAACATTGTGAGGCAGCTGTTGGAGAAAAAAGAGTTATGTAAGGAGGAGGTTGTGATGGGAGAATCCAGTTTTGTGAAATGGTGGAAGAAGCTCAGTCCACAAGACCAACAAATCTCCCCGATAGCCTCTATTTTTCAAGGCTGA